The following proteins come from a genomic window of Nitrosopumilaceae archaeon AB1(1):
- a CDS encoding resolvase: MVKYTTNNRRIAKIRRTRGYAWEDTLVKRFRQLDDWHAFRLGSPSTGLPDIIAINNIKKTLIVGEAKSGTADSLQVPAHQIIRCVNIAESFTVYKKRIVLLAFKFISKRRVGVGQYEPRELREFYKIWDVNYAINDYTCTYDGDVYEVNSKRQMKIDLKNYKVPFL, translated from the coding sequence ATGGTAAAATACACGACAAATAATCGCAGAATTGCTAAAATTCGTCGTACACGTGGATATGCATGGGAAGATACCTTGGTAAAACGATTTCGACAACTCGATGATTGGCATGCTTTTAGATTGGGCTCTCCAAGTACTGGGTTACCTGATATCATTGCTATTAACAACATAAAAAAAACACTAATTGTGGGAGAGGCAAAATCTGGAACTGCAGATTCGCTACAAGTCCCAGCTCATCAAATTATTAGGTGTGTTAACATTGCCGAATCTTTCACTGTGTATAAAAAACGTATTGTTCTACTTGCATTCAAATTTATCTCAAAAAGACGTGTGGGTGTTGGACAATATGAACCCAGAGAATTACGAGAATTTTATAAAATTTGGGATGTAAATTATGCGATAAATGACTATACCTGTACGTATGATGGTGATGTATATGAGGTGAATAGTAAACGACAAATGAAAATTGATTTGAAAAATTACAAAGTACCGTTTCTCTAA
- a CDS encoding thiolase family protein, translating into MSKVGISACGLRKFSQSDDSVESIMLDAVKALFSDCPEFSKDDVDTLLVSTNDHSKYLGAIISESIGISPQTAHTVEHLCSSGTNAIVSAYSYIKSVLANAVVVVGADKFANPGLVLDWDLSRSQYAHPKFWASIFTHAYKEKYNITQKDSATIPVKNHKQAQQNPYAQSTTTYSIDDVLNSKSITDDLNLLDCSRSCTGSCAVLLLSENLAKSLHQKPVWITGIGQKTHSARFTKIKDLTKPNSIISAGKSAFTMAKKDPQRIDVAEVHDAFSVFEPLIIENLGLTDYGNGMSYCQTLLDTGDNKINPRGGLLGSGHPLGATGVSQVAEITLQLQGRAASRQVDNPTVGLVHNMSAAATSSTVLVLET; encoded by the coding sequence TTGAGCAAAGTAGGCATATCTGCATGTGGATTGCGTAAATTCTCACAATCTGATGATTCTGTAGAATCTATTATGCTCGATGCTGTCAAAGCATTATTCTCTGACTGTCCTGAATTCTCCAAAGATGATGTTGATACTCTTTTGGTATCTACAAATGACCACTCCAAGTATCTTGGTGCGATAATATCTGAATCTATTGGAATATCTCCACAGACTGCTCATACAGTTGAACATCTATGCAGTTCCGGAACTAATGCTATTGTATCGGCATATTCATACATAAAATCAGTTCTTGCAAATGCGGTTGTTGTTGTGGGTGCAGATAAATTTGCTAATCCTGGATTAGTACTTGATTGGGATTTGTCTCGTAGTCAATACGCTCATCCTAAGTTTTGGGCATCAATTTTTACACATGCATACAAGGAAAAATATAATATTACACAAAAAGATTCAGCTACAATTCCTGTAAAAAATCATAAACAAGCTCAACAAAATCCTTATGCACAGTCTACTACAACATATTCTATAGATGATGTATTAAATTCTAAATCTATAACTGATGATTTGAATCTCCTAGATTGCTCACGTTCATGTACTGGTAGCTGTGCTGTTCTCCTACTCTCTGAAAATCTTGCTAAATCTTTACATCAAAAACCTGTATGGATAACCGGTATCGGTCAAAAAACGCACTCTGCCAGATTTACAAAAATTAAAGATCTTACTAAACCTAATTCAATAATTTCTGCTGGAAAATCTGCTTTTACTATGGCTAAAAAAGATCCTCAACGTATAGATGTTGCTGAAGTTCACGATGCGTTCTCTGTATTTGAACCCTTGATTATTGAAAATTTAGGATTAACAGATTATGGTAATGGGATGTCATATTGTCAAACCCTGCTTGACACTGGAGATAATAAAATTAATCCTCGTGGTGGTCTTTTGGGATCTGGTCATCCTCTTGGCGCTACTGGTGTATCTCAAGTAGCAGAAATAACATTACAATTACAAGGCAGAGCTGCTAGCAGACAAGTGGATAATCCAACTGTGGGTCTTGTACATAACATGTCTGCGGCAGCTACGTCATCAACTGTTTTGGTATTGGAAACATGA